The following coding sequences lie in one Halorarum halophilum genomic window:
- a CDS encoding cupin domain-containing protein, with the protein MSDEYSIVRVDDVEPKPSKSSGTDHVDLVEQLGCTEMRPKVWYLSPGDAMSYHRQTEQEELYYVLRGPGRMKIAGELLDVPEGTAVRIPPETNRQVLNDTDSEHVWLIVGAPPATDDGRPASGDD; encoded by the coding sequence ATGTCCGACGAATACAGCATCGTCCGGGTGGACGACGTAGAACCGAAGCCGTCGAAGAGTTCCGGAACCGACCACGTCGACCTGGTCGAACAGCTCGGCTGTACGGAGATGCGACCGAAGGTGTGGTACCTCTCGCCCGGCGACGCGATGAGCTACCACCGCCAAACCGAACAGGAGGAACTCTACTACGTCCTCCGGGGACCCGGCCGAATGAAGATCGCGGGGGAGCTGCTCGACGTGCCGGAGGGGACTGCGGTCCGCATCCCGCCCGAGACCAACCGACAGGTGCTCAACGACACCGATAGCGAGCACGTCTGGCTCATCGTCGGCGCACCGCCGGCCACCGACGACGGCCGGCCCGCCTCCGGGGACGACTGA
- a CDS encoding AzlD domain-containing protein translates to MAETAVSPTLVWLVIVAAAVGTLALRASFVVLFRRVETVPPRVERALSYVPPAVLTALVVPAVVVVDGSIAVSPGNERLLAAAVAALVAWRTERVLPTLGVGMAVFWGLRFLA, encoded by the coding sequence ATGGCCGAGACCGCGGTCTCCCCCACGCTCGTCTGGCTCGTCATCGTCGCGGCCGCGGTCGGCACGCTCGCGCTCCGGGCGTCGTTCGTCGTCCTCTTTCGGCGCGTCGAGACGGTTCCCCCACGGGTCGAGCGGGCGCTGAGCTACGTCCCCCCCGCTGTGCTGACTGCGCTCGTCGTCCCCGCCGTGGTCGTCGTCGACGGGTCGATCGCCGTCTCGCCGGGCAACGAGCGCCTCCTCGCGGCGGCGGTGGCGGCCCTCGTCGCGTGGCGCACCGAGCGGGTCCTCCCGACGCTCGGCGTCGGGATGGCCGTCTTCTGGGGGCTTCGGTTCCTCGCGTGA
- a CDS encoding AzlC family ABC transporter permease: MEDTQSGVRAGARDMVPLLSGAIPFGMLVGVAAVGVGFTSVQATVMSILLFAGASQFAAFDLLARDAPAAVVVATVLVVNVRMTMYSASIAPYFRQFSPRWRWPFVYILTDYIYALAITEFDESHPDYNRRYYLGAAIPLWIAYVGGTAAGAVLGARIPSSWGLDFVIPLAFVALAVPTIENRASLLAAVAAGVVAVAGAGLPFNLGLVVAAVAGVAAGLVVDWGAA, encoded by the coding sequence ATGGAAGACACACAGTCCGGCGTTCGCGCCGGCGCGAGGGACATGGTTCCGCTCCTCTCGGGCGCGATCCCGTTCGGGATGCTCGTCGGCGTCGCCGCCGTCGGGGTGGGCTTCACGTCGGTGCAGGCGACGGTCATGTCTATCCTCCTCTTCGCCGGGGCGTCCCAGTTCGCCGCCTTCGACCTCCTGGCCCGCGACGCCCCCGCCGCCGTCGTCGTGGCCACGGTGCTCGTCGTCAACGTCCGGATGACCATGTACAGCGCCTCGATCGCGCCGTACTTCAGGCAGTTCTCGCCCCGGTGGCGCTGGCCGTTCGTCTACATCCTGACCGACTACATCTACGCGCTGGCCATCACCGAGTTCGACGAGTCCCACCCGGACTACAACCGTCGGTACTACCTCGGGGCGGCGATCCCGCTGTGGATCGCCTACGTCGGCGGAACCGCCGCCGGCGCGGTCCTCGGCGCGCGGATTCCATCGTCGTGGGGACTCGACTTCGTCATCCCGCTCGCGTTCGTCGCCCTCGCGGTCCCGACCATCGAGAACCGCGCGTCGCTCCTGGCCGCGGTGGCCGCGGGCGTCGTCGCCGTCGCCGGCGCGGGACTGCCGTTCAACCTCGGCCTCGTCGTCGCAGCGGTCGCGGGCGTCGCCGCCGGACTGGTCGTCGACTGGGGGGCGGCCTGA
- a CDS encoding phosphogluconate dehydrogenase C-terminal domain-containing protein — translation MTVTLTLMGAGGKMGCRITDQLKDHPDYRMRYVEPSEAGRERLADRGVSATTVAEAVDGADVVVMAVPDSLMRAVCEDVVPDLDDGAMVVLLDPAAAYADILPEREGVSYFVSHPCHPPVFNDETDPEAQADLFGGQGLAEQDIVCALHRGSEADYARGEAVARDVYAPVNEAHRVTTEQMAILEPALVETLLATCLTVVREGFDRAVEMGVPEEAARSFLLGHIRIETAIIMGLTDFPLSDAALEAVEEAKPRVFRDDWKENVFAVESIRKSAEDIATTD, via the coding sequence ATGACGGTCACACTCACCCTCATGGGCGCCGGCGGCAAGATGGGCTGTCGGATCACGGACCAGCTGAAGGACCACCCGGACTACCGGATGCGATACGTCGAACCGAGCGAGGCGGGGCGGGAGCGGCTGGCCGACCGCGGCGTCTCGGCGACGACGGTCGCCGAGGCGGTCGACGGTGCTGACGTCGTCGTCATGGCCGTCCCCGACTCGCTTATGCGGGCCGTCTGCGAAGATGTCGTCCCCGATCTGGACGACGGGGCGATGGTCGTCCTCCTCGACCCCGCCGCGGCGTACGCCGACATCCTACCGGAGCGGGAGGGCGTCTCCTACTTCGTCTCCCACCCGTGTCACCCGCCGGTGTTCAACGACGAGACCGACCCCGAGGCGCAGGCGGACCTCTTCGGCGGGCAGGGGCTTGCGGAGCAGGACATCGTTTGCGCCCTCCACCGGGGGTCGGAAGCGGATTACGCCCGCGGGGAAGCCGTCGCCCGGGACGTCTACGCGCCGGTGAACGAGGCCCACCGGGTCACGACCGAACAGATGGCGATCCTCGAACCCGCGCTGGTCGAGACGCTCCTCGCGACCTGTCTGACGGTCGTCCGCGAGGGATTCGACCGCGCAGTCGAGATGGGCGTTCCCGAGGAGGCCGCCCGCTCGTTCCTGCTGGGTCACATCCGCATCGAGACGGCGATCATTATGGGTCTCACCGACTTCCCCCTCTCCGATGCGGCACTCGAGGCCGTCGAGGAGGCCAAGCCGCGCGTCTTCCGTGACGATTGGAAGGAGAACGTCTTCGCGGTCGAGAGCATCAGGAAGAGTGCCGAGGACATCGCGACGACCGATTGA
- a CDS encoding four-carbon acid sugar kinase family protein: MVGSDFLLAYYGDDFTGSTDVLEALSLCGVPTVLFLEPPEPGDLEEFDAVRAVGVAGTSRSMTPAEMEEELTDAFAALGRFDADVFQYKVCSTFDSSPEVGSIGRALDVGQRAVDSPFVPVVVAAPSLAPRGRYVLFGNLFATVDGETYRLDRHPTMRDHPVTPMREADLVDHLGEQTDRSVGNLEIRHLDGGADDDLDRALESTLAESDVVVFDGLNHDHQRTVGRLLWERRPDDGPLFAVGSSGLNYALADHWRSVGVVDDPDLPQTLDAVDRTVVVSGSASPVNAAQIEWALDHGFVGLPLDAPALVDPDAADDARARAVEAATDAIERGESPIVYSARGPDDSIVERTSARARELGIDDERVGRRLGRQQGRILRDVLAETGLERACVAGGDTSGYVVPELGIYALEFAAPVGPGSPLCRARSHVDTFDGLEIALKGGQVETAAEEPNFFDAVRNGGLIEET; encoded by the coding sequence ATGGTCGGTTCGGACTTCCTCCTCGCCTACTACGGCGACGACTTCACCGGCTCGACCGACGTGCTGGAGGCGTTGTCGCTCTGCGGCGTCCCGACGGTGCTCTTCCTCGAACCACCCGAGCCCGGGGACCTGGAGGAGTTCGACGCGGTGCGGGCAGTCGGCGTCGCCGGCACCAGTCGGAGCATGACGCCGGCGGAGATGGAGGAGGAACTCACGGACGCATTCGCGGCGCTCGGTCGATTCGACGCCGACGTATTCCAGTACAAGGTCTGCTCGACGTTCGACTCCTCTCCGGAGGTGGGGAGCATCGGTCGGGCCCTTGACGTCGGCCAGCGCGCCGTCGACTCGCCGTTCGTCCCCGTCGTCGTCGCCGCGCCGTCGCTCGCCCCGCGCGGGCGCTACGTCCTGTTCGGCAACCTCTTCGCGACGGTGGACGGGGAGACCTACCGACTCGATCGACACCCGACGATGCGCGACCACCCGGTGACGCCGATGCGGGAGGCCGACCTCGTGGACCACCTTGGCGAGCAGACCGACCGCTCCGTCGGCAACCTCGAGATCCGGCACCTCGACGGCGGGGCCGACGACGACCTCGACCGGGCGCTCGAATCCACGCTCGCGGAGAGCGACGTCGTCGTCTTCGACGGTCTGAACCACGACCACCAGCGGACGGTCGGCCGCCTCCTCTGGGAGCGGCGCCCGGACGACGGCCCGCTCTTCGCCGTCGGCTCCTCGGGGCTGAACTACGCGCTGGCCGACCACTGGCGGTCGGTCGGGGTCGTCGACGACCCCGACCTGCCGCAGACGCTCGACGCCGTCGATCGGACGGTCGTCGTCTCGGGGAGCGCATCGCCCGTCAACGCCGCCCAGATCGAGTGGGCGCTCGACCACGGGTTCGTCGGCTTGCCGCTTGACGCGCCGGCGCTCGTCGACCCCGACGCGGCCGACGACGCGAGAGCGCGAGCCGTGGAGGCGGCGACTGACGCGATCGAGCGCGGCGAGAGCCCCATCGTCTACTCGGCCCGCGGCCCCGACGATTCGATCGTCGAGCGGACGAGCGCGCGCGCTCGGGAACTCGGCATCGACGACGAGCGCGTCGGTCGGCGACTCGGCCGACAGCAGGGGCGGATCTTGCGCGACGTGCTGGCTGAGACCGGGCTGGAACGTGCCTGCGTCGCCGGCGGCGACACCAGCGGGTACGTCGTCCCGGAATTGGGAATCTACGCGCTGGAGTTCGCGGCTCCGGTCGGTCCCGGGAGTCCGCTCTGTCGGGCGCGCTCGCACGTTGACACCTTCGACGGCCTCGAGATAGCGCTGAAGGGCGGCCAGGTCGAGACCGCCGCCGAGGAGCCGAACTTCTTCGACGCCGTCCGGAACGGCGGCCTGATCGAAGAGACGTAG
- a CDS encoding ribulose-bisphosphate carboxylase large subunit family protein: MSDERLRATYLIETARPLREAASAMAGEQSSGTFVDVPGETGELEARHGARVEDLVELDVADEPSLPGAAEPERSANPEYRRARVVVSFPAENVGASLPNLRATVAGNLFELRQFSGLRLLDLELPDSFTRSCPGPQFGIEGTREIVGVEDRPIIGTIVKPNVGLTPAETADTVAEVVDAGLDFVKDDELIADPPYSPVEERVEAVMDVVRDHEAETGQEVMYACNITGSVHEMLERHDAVKDAGGNCVMVSMNSVGISGLLDLRREADLPIHAHRNGWGALSRHPLLGFDYAAYHTFFRLAGADHMHVNGIRNKFCESDASVVRSARACQAPIADEDDRVMPVFSSGQWAGQAPETYEALGNPDLMYLAGGGILGHPDGPAAGVAHIKQGWEAAMRGIPLEEYAETHEELRTAIEYYGPVGSGR; encoded by the coding sequence GTGAGCGACGAACGCCTCAGGGCAACGTACCTGATAGAGACGGCCCGACCCCTCCGCGAGGCGGCGAGCGCGATGGCAGGCGAACAGTCCTCGGGGACGTTCGTCGACGTCCCGGGGGAGACGGGGGAACTGGAGGCGCGCCACGGCGCACGCGTCGAGGATTTGGTGGAACTCGACGTGGCCGACGAACCGTCGCTTCCCGGCGCGGCGGAGCCGGAGCGATCGGCGAATCCTGAGTACCGGCGGGCGCGGGTCGTCGTCTCGTTCCCCGCGGAGAACGTCGGCGCGTCGCTGCCCAACCTCCGCGCGACGGTCGCGGGCAACCTCTTCGAGTTGCGGCAGTTCTCCGGTCTCCGACTCCTCGATCTCGAACTCCCGGACTCGTTCACTCGGTCGTGCCCCGGCCCGCAGTTCGGGATCGAGGGCACCCGCGAGATTGTCGGCGTCGAGGACCGCCCGATAATCGGCACCATCGTCAAGCCCAACGTGGGCCTCACGCCCGCGGAGACGGCCGACACCGTCGCCGAGGTCGTCGACGCCGGCCTGGACTTCGTGAAGGACGACGAACTCATTGCCGATCCGCCGTACTCGCCGGTCGAGGAGCGCGTCGAGGCGGTCATGGACGTCGTCCGCGACCACGAGGCCGAGACCGGCCAGGAGGTGATGTACGCCTGCAACATCACCGGGAGCGTCCACGAGATGCTCGAGCGCCACGACGCCGTGAAGGACGCCGGGGGCAATTGCGTGATGGTGAGCATGAACAGCGTGGGCATCTCGGGCCTCCTGGACCTGCGCCGGGAGGCCGACCTGCCGATCCACGCACACCGCAACGGGTGGGGGGCGCTCTCCCGACATCCGCTCCTCGGATTCGACTACGCCGCCTACCACACGTTCTTCCGCCTCGCGGGCGCGGACCACATGCACGTGAACGGGATCCGGAACAAGTTCTGCGAGTCCGACGCGTCGGTCGTCCGCTCGGCGCGGGCCTGCCAGGCGCCCATCGCCGACGAGGACGACAGGGTGATGCCGGTGTTCTCGTCCGGACAGTGGGCCGGGCAGGCCCCCGAAACCTACGAGGCGCTCGGCAACCCGGACCTGATGTACCTCGCCGGCGGTGGCATCTTGGGGCACCCCGACGGGCCGGCCGCGGGGGTGGCCCACATCAAGCAGGGGTGGGAGGCGGCGATGCGGGGGATTCCGCTAGAGGAGTACGCCGAAACCCACGAGGAACTGCGGACCGCGATCGAATACTACGGTCCCGTCGGGAGCGGTCGCTGA
- a CDS encoding mandelate racemase/muconate lactonizing enzyme family protein, translated as MEITDVETYTLHQPLDRVVGDSRLEITDMYTVVVELETDEGYTGTGWMNSLGFAPDLMERFVDSQFRDLVVGADPFATEELRQRLRAQTVYYGELGLSAWPRAAIDVACWDIKAKAAGQPLYRLLGGDDDRVRAYASSMDAHHDLDELRALHGGFADEGFTAFKTKVGDKSTAEEARRVAEVREAVGSDADVFVDANQAWTVSEAIETVEAMDEHGVDWVEEPITEFNLEGHRRVAEATGPPLATGEMLNRPEQFIRLLERGGMEVAQPDLIRAGGVSGATRVADLAATYDVPLATHFYYVVSAHLVSAAQTGFVVEYIPEYDVGPLLDPSPVIEDGTVLLPDRPGHGYRVDPDAKEEHLVTFD; from the coding sequence ATGGAGATCACCGACGTCGAGACCTACACGCTCCACCAGCCGCTCGACCGGGTCGTCGGCGACTCGCGGCTCGAAATCACCGACATGTACACCGTCGTCGTGGAACTGGAGACCGACGAGGGGTACACCGGGACGGGGTGGATGAACTCGCTCGGCTTCGCGCCCGACCTGATGGAGCGCTTCGTCGACTCGCAGTTCCGGGACCTCGTCGTCGGCGCCGACCCCTTCGCCACGGAGGAACTGCGGCAGCGGCTCCGGGCGCAAACCGTCTACTACGGCGAACTGGGTCTGTCGGCGTGGCCCCGGGCCGCCATCGACGTCGCCTGCTGGGACATCAAAGCCAAGGCCGCAGGGCAGCCGCTCTACCGGCTCCTCGGCGGCGACGACGACCGCGTCAGGGCGTACGCCTCCAGCATGGACGCCCACCATGACCTCGACGAACTCCGGGCGCTGCACGGGGGATTCGCCGACGAGGGCTTCACCGCGTTCAAGACGAAGGTGGGCGACAAGTCGACTGCGGAGGAGGCCCGCCGCGTCGCCGAGGTGCGCGAGGCGGTCGGCTCCGACGCCGACGTCTTCGTTGACGCCAACCAGGCGTGGACCGTCTCGGAGGCAATCGAGACGGTCGAGGCGATGGACGAACACGGCGTCGACTGGGTCGAGGAGCCCATCACGGAGTTCAACCTCGAGGGCCACCGGCGAGTGGCGGAGGCGACGGGGCCGCCGCTTGCGACGGGCGAGATGCTGAACCGCCCCGAGCAGTTCATCCGCCTCCTGGAGCGCGGCGGCATGGAGGTCGCCCAGCCGGACCTGATCCGGGCGGGCGGGGTCTCCGGCGCGACGCGCGTCGCCGACCTCGCGGCGACGTACGACGTCCCACTGGCAACGCACTTCTACTACGTCGTCAGCGCGCACCTCGTCAGCGCCGCGCAGACGGGGTTCGTCGTCGAGTACATTCCCGAGTACGACGTGGGGCCGCTCCTCGACCCGTCCCCGGTAATCGAGGACGGCACCGTCCTCCTGCCGGACCGTCCAGGCCACGGGTACCGCGTCGACCCCGACGCGAAGGAGGAACACCTCGTCACCTTCGATTGA